The Alphaproteobacteria bacterium genome includes a window with the following:
- the atpC gene encoding ATP synthase F1 subunit epsilon, giving the protein MQLSLISPEGVVFAGDVEMIVIPGAKGEFGVLDHHAPFMTMLREGPVTLYEKKDKKSQVFTISGGFCEVTPDGCIVLADSVETAVK; this is encoded by the coding sequence ATGCAGCTATCCCTCATATCCCCAGAAGGAGTCGTCTTTGCAGGTGATGTGGAGATGATCGTTATCCCCGGCGCCAAAGGAGAATTTGGGGTCCTTGACCACCATGCGCCTTTCATGACCATGTTGCGCGAGGGACCTGTCACCTTGTATGAAAAAAAGGACAAGAAGTCCCAAGTCTTCACCATCTCCGGAGGCTTTTGCGAAGTCACACCCGATGGGTGCATTGTCCTCGCAGATTCCGTTGAAACAGCTGTCAAATAG